Proteins found in one Quercus robur chromosome 2, dhQueRobu3.1, whole genome shotgun sequence genomic segment:
- the LOC126716049 gene encoding uncharacterized protein LOC126716049 isoform X14 → MSEKRLLKEISGSIGRSYRGEFQRWQLFPRKCEEKPVLANQFSVFVKRSSGEKYSTVLCPGSPEVLKETDVSGIGSWDWNLNGGNSTYHALFPRSWTVYEGEPDPELKMVCRQISPVIPHNYKESSFPVSVFTFTLYNSGKTAADVTLLFTWANSVGGLSEFSGQHFNSKIMMKDGVHGVLLHHKTANERPPVTFAIAAEETDGVHVSECPYFVISGNSQGITAKDMWQEIKEYGSFDRLSSMETSVPSEPGSSIGAAIAASLTMPSNAVRSVTFSLAWDCPEVKFSSGKTYYRRYTKFYGTRGDAAAKIAHYAILENGHWESQIDAWQRPILEDERFPEWYPITLFNELYYLNSGGTIWTDGSPPVHNLASIVQRKFSLDSSRPGLKDIIDVPHLNDTAGDILERMTSVLDQIHTTTSSNSAFGPNLLQEGEENIGQFLYLEGIEYHMWNTYDVHFYSSFALVMLFPKLELSIQRDFAAAVMMHDPSKMKILYDGEWVGRKVLGAVPHDIGMNDPWFEVNAYSLHNTDRWKDLNPKFVLQVYRDVVATGDKNFAQAVWPSVYVAMAYMERFDKDGDGMIENEGFPDQTYDTWSVSGVSAYSGGLWVAALQAASAMAREVGDKASEDYFWFKFQKAKAVYDKLWNGSYFNYDSSGRSSSSSIQADQLAGQWYARACGLLPIVDEDKAKSALEKVFNYNVSKLKNGRWGAVNGMLPDGNVDMSSMQSREIWPGVTYAVAATMIHEDMIHMAFQTAVGVYEAAWSKEGLGYSFQTPEAWNNKDQYRSICYMRPLAIWAMQWALTRPNLLDEEVRQEVKEDSMFVHHYGFSKVACLLKLPEEGKSRGLLQALCEFALTRVGI, encoded by the exons ATGTCCGAGAAGAGGCTGCTAAAGGAAAT CTCAGGAAGCATAGGAAGGAGTTACAGAGGTGAGTTTCAGCGCTGGCAACTATTCCCTAGAAAATGTGAAGAGAAACCAGTTTTAGCAAATCAATTTTCG GTTTTTGTTAAGCGCTCAAGTGGTGAAAAATATTCAACAGTGTTGTGCCCAGGGAGCCCAGAGGTGCTAAA AGAAACTGATGTTTCAGGGATTGGATCTTGGGACTGGAATCTGAATGGAGGCAACTCTACGTATCATGCTTTATTCCCAAGGTCATGGACTGTATATGAGG GAGAACCTGATCCGGAACTTAAAATGGTTTGTCGTCAAATTTCACCTGTTATCCCCCATAATTACAAGGAGAGCAGCTTCCCTGTATCAGTTTTTACTTTCACG CTATACAATTCTGGAAAGACTGCTGCAGATGTTACCTTGCTTTTCACATGGGCA AATTCTGTTGGGGGGCTTTCTGAATTTTCTGGTCAACActtcaattcaaaaataat GATGAAGGATGGTGTGCATGGTGTACTTCTACATCACAA GACTGCAAATGAACGGCCACCTGTGACTTTTGCAATTGCAGCAGAGGAGACTGATGGTGTTCATGTCTCTGAGTGCCCTTACTTTGTGATATCTGGTAACTCTCAGGGTATCACTGCAAAAGACATGTGGCAGGAAATCAAGGAG TATGGATCCTTTGACCGCCTTAGTTCCATGGAAACGTCAGTGCCTTCAGAACCAGGATCATCTATTGGGGCAGCCATTGCTGCTTCTCTTACAATGCCTTCGAATGCAGTACGTTCTGTAACATTTTCATTGGCATGGGACTGCCCTGAAGTAAAATTTTCGAGTGGAAAAACTTATTACAG GCGTTACACTAAATTCTATGGTACCCGTGGGGATGCTGCTGCAAAGATTGCACATTATGCTATTCTTG AGAATGGCCATTGGGAGTCCCAGATAGATGCATGGCAAAGACCTATTCTTGAAGACGAGAGGTTTCCTGAATG GTACCCTATAACTCTCTTCAATGAGCTCTATTATCTTAATTCAGGGGGGACAATTTGGACAG ATGGATCACCGCCGGTTCATAATTTAGCAAGCATTGTACAAAGGAAGTTTTCCCTTGATAGTTCCAGGCCAGGTTTGAAAGACATAATCGATGTACCCCATCTAAATGATACCGCTGGTGATATTCTTGAAAGGATGACTTCAGTACTTGATCAAATCCACACCACAACTTCATCAAACTCTGCATTTGGGCCAAATCTTCTTCaggaaggagaagaaaacaTTGGGCAATTCCTTTATCTTGAAGGGATTGAATATCACATGTGGAACACTTACGATGTCCATTTCTACTCATCTTTTGCATTAGTCATGCTTTTTCCAAAACTTGAACTTAGCATCCAAAGAGACTTTGCAGCGGCAGTAATGATGCATGATCCcagtaaaatgaaaattttatatgatGGAGAGTGGGTTGGTAGAAAGGTGCTTGGAGCTGTTCCCCATGATATTGGAATGAATGACCCATGGTTTGAAGTAAATGCTTATAgccttcataacactgacaggTGGAAAGATTTGAATCCAAAATTTGTCCTCCAAGTTTATAGGGATGTGGTTGCCACAGGCGATAAGAATTTTGCACAAGCTGTTTGGCCCTCTGTTTATGTTGCAATGGCTTATATGGAACGATTTGACAAGGATGGAGATGGGATGATTGAGAACGAAGGCTTCCCTGATCAAACTTATGATACATGGTCTGTCTCTGGTGTGAGTGCATACAGTGGAGGGTTGTGGGTGGCAGCCTTACAGGCTGCATCTGCCATGGCACGTGAAGTAGGTGATAAGGCATCTGAGGATTACTTTTGGTTTAAGTTTCAGAAGGCAAAAGCTGTGTATGATAAATTATGGAATGGTTCTTACTTCAATTATGACAGCAGTGGCAGAAGTTCAAGTTCATCCATTCAAGCTGACCAATTAGCTGGACAATG GTATGCTAGAGCATGCGGTCTTTTACCAATTGTTGACGAAGACAAGGCCAAAAGTGCACTAGAAAAGGTCTTTAATTACAATGTCTCAAAGTTGAAGAATGGAAGGTGGGGAGCTGTCAATGGGATGTTACCTGATGGAAATGTTGACATGTCATCCATGCAATCAAGAGAAATATGGCCTGGAGTCACATATGCTGTTGCTGCAACAATGATCCATGAAGATATGATTCATATGGCATTTCAGACTGCAGTTGGAGTCTACGAAGCTGCATGGTCTAAAGAAGGACTTGG TTATTCTTTTCAAACTCCGGAAGCTTGGAACAACAAGGACCAATACAGATCTATATGTTACATGCGCCCTTTGGCCATATGGGCCATGCAGTGGGCACTAACGAGACCAAACCTTCTTGACGAAGAGGTGAGACAAGAAGTGAAGGAAGATTCTATGTTTGTGCACCATTACGGGTTCTCAAAAGTTGCTTGCCTTTTAAAGTTGCCTGAAGAGGGAAAGTCTAGAGGTCTTTTACAGGCTTTATGTGAGTTCGCCTTGACTAGGGTTGGGATTTAA
- the LOC126716049 gene encoding uncharacterized protein LOC126716049 isoform X9, translating into MFEGKVLGNGLVEEERELSKSSTNKVDPGKPALLTWQRKLNSEGSALSEFTLSLKERVQMAPILFRLWRHVREEAAKGNGVAINLFAKRLVTSCHGIPLGGIGSGSIGRSYRGEFQRWQLFPRKCEEKPVLANQFSVFVKRSSGEKYSTVLCPGSPEVLKETDVSGIGSWDWNLNGGNSTYHALFPRSWTVYEGEPDPELKMVCRQISPVIPHNYKESSFPVSVFTFTLYNSGKTAADVTLLFTWANSVGGLSEFSGQHFNSKIMMKDGVHGVLLHHKTANERPPVTFAIAAEETDGVHVSECPYFVISGNSQGITAKDMWQEIKEYGSFDRLSSMETSVPSEPGSSIGAAIAASLTMPSNAVRSVTFSLAWDCPEVKFSSGKTYYRRYTKFYGTRGDAAAKIAHYAILENGHWESQIDAWQRPILEDERFPEWYPITLFNELYYLNSGGTIWTDGSPPVHNLASIVQRKFSLDSSRPGLKDIIDVPHLNDTAGDILERMTSVLDQIHTTTSSNSAFGPNLLQEGEENIGQFLYLEGIEYHMWNTYDVHFYSSFALVMLFPKLELSIQRDFAAAVMMHDPSKMKILYDGEWVGRKVLGAVPHDIGMNDPWFEVNAYSLHNTDRWKDLNPKFVLQVYRDVVATGDKNFAQAVWPSVYVAMAYMERFDKDGDGMIENEGFPDQTYDTWSVSGVSAYSGGLWVAALQAASAMAREVGDKASEDYFWFKFQKAKAVYDKLWNGSYFNYDSSGRSSSSSIQADQLAGQWYARACGLLPIVDEDKAKSALEKVFNYNVSKLKNGRWGAVNGMLPDGNVDMSSMQSREIWPGVTYAVAATMIHEDMIHMAFQTAVGVYEAAWSKEGLGYSFQTPEAWNNKDQYRSICYMRPLAIWAMQWALTRPNLLDEEVRQEVKEDSMFVHHYGFSKVACLLKLPEEGKSRGLLQALCEFALTRVGI; encoded by the exons ATGTTTGAGGGGAAGGTGTTGGGAAATGGTCTCGTTGAAGAAGAGAGGGAACTTTCTAAGTCTTCAACTAATAAG GTTGACCCTGGTAAACCTGCATTACTGACCTGGCAGCGAAAGTTAAACAGTGAGGGAAGTGCCCTTTCTGAGTTCACTCTAAGTTTGAAAGAGAGAGTTCAGATG GCTCCAATATTATTTCGGCTGTGGCGCCATGTCCGAGAAGAGGCTGCTAAAGGAAAT GGGGTTGCAATCAATCTATTTGCTAAACGCCTTGTAACTTCTTGTCATGGCATTCCCTTAGGTGGTATAGG CTCAGGAAGCATAGGAAGGAGTTACAGAGGTGAGTTTCAGCGCTGGCAACTATTCCCTAGAAAATGTGAAGAGAAACCAGTTTTAGCAAATCAATTTTCG GTTTTTGTTAAGCGCTCAAGTGGTGAAAAATATTCAACAGTGTTGTGCCCAGGGAGCCCAGAGGTGCTAAA AGAAACTGATGTTTCAGGGATTGGATCTTGGGACTGGAATCTGAATGGAGGCAACTCTACGTATCATGCTTTATTCCCAAGGTCATGGACTGTATATGAGG GAGAACCTGATCCGGAACTTAAAATGGTTTGTCGTCAAATTTCACCTGTTATCCCCCATAATTACAAGGAGAGCAGCTTCCCTGTATCAGTTTTTACTTTCACG CTATACAATTCTGGAAAGACTGCTGCAGATGTTACCTTGCTTTTCACATGGGCA AATTCTGTTGGGGGGCTTTCTGAATTTTCTGGTCAACActtcaattcaaaaataat GATGAAGGATGGTGTGCATGGTGTACTTCTACATCACAA GACTGCAAATGAACGGCCACCTGTGACTTTTGCAATTGCAGCAGAGGAGACTGATGGTGTTCATGTCTCTGAGTGCCCTTACTTTGTGATATCTGGTAACTCTCAGGGTATCACTGCAAAAGACATGTGGCAGGAAATCAAGGAG TATGGATCCTTTGACCGCCTTAGTTCCATGGAAACGTCAGTGCCTTCAGAACCAGGATCATCTATTGGGGCAGCCATTGCTGCTTCTCTTACAATGCCTTCGAATGCAGTACGTTCTGTAACATTTTCATTGGCATGGGACTGCCCTGAAGTAAAATTTTCGAGTGGAAAAACTTATTACAG GCGTTACACTAAATTCTATGGTACCCGTGGGGATGCTGCTGCAAAGATTGCACATTATGCTATTCTTG AGAATGGCCATTGGGAGTCCCAGATAGATGCATGGCAAAGACCTATTCTTGAAGACGAGAGGTTTCCTGAATG GTACCCTATAACTCTCTTCAATGAGCTCTATTATCTTAATTCAGGGGGGACAATTTGGACAG ATGGATCACCGCCGGTTCATAATTTAGCAAGCATTGTACAAAGGAAGTTTTCCCTTGATAGTTCCAGGCCAGGTTTGAAAGACATAATCGATGTACCCCATCTAAATGATACCGCTGGTGATATTCTTGAAAGGATGACTTCAGTACTTGATCAAATCCACACCACAACTTCATCAAACTCTGCATTTGGGCCAAATCTTCTTCaggaaggagaagaaaacaTTGGGCAATTCCTTTATCTTGAAGGGATTGAATATCACATGTGGAACACTTACGATGTCCATTTCTACTCATCTTTTGCATTAGTCATGCTTTTTCCAAAACTTGAACTTAGCATCCAAAGAGACTTTGCAGCGGCAGTAATGATGCATGATCCcagtaaaatgaaaattttatatgatGGAGAGTGGGTTGGTAGAAAGGTGCTTGGAGCTGTTCCCCATGATATTGGAATGAATGACCCATGGTTTGAAGTAAATGCTTATAgccttcataacactgacaggTGGAAAGATTTGAATCCAAAATTTGTCCTCCAAGTTTATAGGGATGTGGTTGCCACAGGCGATAAGAATTTTGCACAAGCTGTTTGGCCCTCTGTTTATGTTGCAATGGCTTATATGGAACGATTTGACAAGGATGGAGATGGGATGATTGAGAACGAAGGCTTCCCTGATCAAACTTATGATACATGGTCTGTCTCTGGTGTGAGTGCATACAGTGGAGGGTTGTGGGTGGCAGCCTTACAGGCTGCATCTGCCATGGCACGTGAAGTAGGTGATAAGGCATCTGAGGATTACTTTTGGTTTAAGTTTCAGAAGGCAAAAGCTGTGTATGATAAATTATGGAATGGTTCTTACTTCAATTATGACAGCAGTGGCAGAAGTTCAAGTTCATCCATTCAAGCTGACCAATTAGCTGGACAATG GTATGCTAGAGCATGCGGTCTTTTACCAATTGTTGACGAAGACAAGGCCAAAAGTGCACTAGAAAAGGTCTTTAATTACAATGTCTCAAAGTTGAAGAATGGAAGGTGGGGAGCTGTCAATGGGATGTTACCTGATGGAAATGTTGACATGTCATCCATGCAATCAAGAGAAATATGGCCTGGAGTCACATATGCTGTTGCTGCAACAATGATCCATGAAGATATGATTCATATGGCATTTCAGACTGCAGTTGGAGTCTACGAAGCTGCATGGTCTAAAGAAGGACTTGG TTATTCTTTTCAAACTCCGGAAGCTTGGAACAACAAGGACCAATACAGATCTATATGTTACATGCGCCCTTTGGCCATATGGGCCATGCAGTGGGCACTAACGAGACCAAACCTTCTTGACGAAGAGGTGAGACAAGAAGTGAAGGAAGATTCTATGTTTGTGCACCATTACGGGTTCTCAAAAGTTGCTTGCCTTTTAAAGTTGCCTGAAGAGGGAAAGTCTAGAGGTCTTTTACAGGCTTTATGTGAGTTCGCCTTGACTAGGGTTGGGATTTAA
- the LOC126716049 gene encoding uncharacterized protein LOC126716049 isoform X22 translates to MVCRQISPVIPHNYKESSFPVSVFTFTLYNSGKTAADVTLLFTWANSVGGLSEFSGQHFNSKIMMKDGVHGVLLHHKTANERPPVTFAIAAEETDGVHVSECPYFVISGNSQGITAKDMWQEIKEYGSFDRLSSMETSVPSEPGSSIGAAIAASLTMPSNAVRSVTFSLAWDCPEVKFSSGKTYYRRYTKFYGTRGDAAAKIAHYAILENGHWESQIDAWQRPILEDERFPEWYPITLFNELYYLNSGGTIWTDGSPPVHNLASIVQRKFSLDSSRPGLKDIIDVPHLNDTAGDILERMTSVLDQIHTTTSSNSAFGPNLLQEGEENIGQFLYLEGIEYHMWNTYDVHFYSSFALVMLFPKLELSIQRDFAAAVMMHDPSKMKILYDGEWVGRKVLGAVPHDIGMNDPWFEVNAYSLHNTDRWKDLNPKFVLQVYRDVVATGDKNFAQAVWPSVYVAMAYMERFDKDGDGMIENEGFPDQTYDTWSVSGVSAYSGGLWVAALQAASAMAREVGDKASEDYFWFKFQKAKAVYDKLWNGSYFNYDSSGRSSSSSIQADQLAGQWYARACGLLPIVDEDKAKSALEKVFNYNVSKLKNGRWGAVNGMLPDGNVDMSSMQSREIWPGVTYAVAATMIHEDMIHMAFQTAVGVYEAAWSKEGLGYSFQTPEAWNNKDQYRSICYMRPLAIWAMQWALTRPNLLDEEVRQEVKEDSMFVHHYGFSKVACLLKLPEEGKSRGLLQALCEFALTRVGI, encoded by the exons ATGGTTTGTCGTCAAATTTCACCTGTTATCCCCCATAATTACAAGGAGAGCAGCTTCCCTGTATCAGTTTTTACTTTCACG CTATACAATTCTGGAAAGACTGCTGCAGATGTTACCTTGCTTTTCACATGGGCA AATTCTGTTGGGGGGCTTTCTGAATTTTCTGGTCAACActtcaattcaaaaataat GATGAAGGATGGTGTGCATGGTGTACTTCTACATCACAA GACTGCAAATGAACGGCCACCTGTGACTTTTGCAATTGCAGCAGAGGAGACTGATGGTGTTCATGTCTCTGAGTGCCCTTACTTTGTGATATCTGGTAACTCTCAGGGTATCACTGCAAAAGACATGTGGCAGGAAATCAAGGAG TATGGATCCTTTGACCGCCTTAGTTCCATGGAAACGTCAGTGCCTTCAGAACCAGGATCATCTATTGGGGCAGCCATTGCTGCTTCTCTTACAATGCCTTCGAATGCAGTACGTTCTGTAACATTTTCATTGGCATGGGACTGCCCTGAAGTAAAATTTTCGAGTGGAAAAACTTATTACAG GCGTTACACTAAATTCTATGGTACCCGTGGGGATGCTGCTGCAAAGATTGCACATTATGCTATTCTTG AGAATGGCCATTGGGAGTCCCAGATAGATGCATGGCAAAGACCTATTCTTGAAGACGAGAGGTTTCCTGAATG GTACCCTATAACTCTCTTCAATGAGCTCTATTATCTTAATTCAGGGGGGACAATTTGGACAG ATGGATCACCGCCGGTTCATAATTTAGCAAGCATTGTACAAAGGAAGTTTTCCCTTGATAGTTCCAGGCCAGGTTTGAAAGACATAATCGATGTACCCCATCTAAATGATACCGCTGGTGATATTCTTGAAAGGATGACTTCAGTACTTGATCAAATCCACACCACAACTTCATCAAACTCTGCATTTGGGCCAAATCTTCTTCaggaaggagaagaaaacaTTGGGCAATTCCTTTATCTTGAAGGGATTGAATATCACATGTGGAACACTTACGATGTCCATTTCTACTCATCTTTTGCATTAGTCATGCTTTTTCCAAAACTTGAACTTAGCATCCAAAGAGACTTTGCAGCGGCAGTAATGATGCATGATCCcagtaaaatgaaaattttatatgatGGAGAGTGGGTTGGTAGAAAGGTGCTTGGAGCTGTTCCCCATGATATTGGAATGAATGACCCATGGTTTGAAGTAAATGCTTATAgccttcataacactgacaggTGGAAAGATTTGAATCCAAAATTTGTCCTCCAAGTTTATAGGGATGTGGTTGCCACAGGCGATAAGAATTTTGCACAAGCTGTTTGGCCCTCTGTTTATGTTGCAATGGCTTATATGGAACGATTTGACAAGGATGGAGATGGGATGATTGAGAACGAAGGCTTCCCTGATCAAACTTATGATACATGGTCTGTCTCTGGTGTGAGTGCATACAGTGGAGGGTTGTGGGTGGCAGCCTTACAGGCTGCATCTGCCATGGCACGTGAAGTAGGTGATAAGGCATCTGAGGATTACTTTTGGTTTAAGTTTCAGAAGGCAAAAGCTGTGTATGATAAATTATGGAATGGTTCTTACTTCAATTATGACAGCAGTGGCAGAAGTTCAAGTTCATCCATTCAAGCTGACCAATTAGCTGGACAATG GTATGCTAGAGCATGCGGTCTTTTACCAATTGTTGACGAAGACAAGGCCAAAAGTGCACTAGAAAAGGTCTTTAATTACAATGTCTCAAAGTTGAAGAATGGAAGGTGGGGAGCTGTCAATGGGATGTTACCTGATGGAAATGTTGACATGTCATCCATGCAATCAAGAGAAATATGGCCTGGAGTCACATATGCTGTTGCTGCAACAATGATCCATGAAGATATGATTCATATGGCATTTCAGACTGCAGTTGGAGTCTACGAAGCTGCATGGTCTAAAGAAGGACTTGG TTATTCTTTTCAAACTCCGGAAGCTTGGAACAACAAGGACCAATACAGATCTATATGTTACATGCGCCCTTTGGCCATATGGGCCATGCAGTGGGCACTAACGAGACCAAACCTTCTTGACGAAGAGGTGAGACAAGAAGTGAAGGAAGATTCTATGTTTGTGCACCATTACGGGTTCTCAAAAGTTGCTTGCCTTTTAAAGTTGCCTGAAGAGGGAAAGTCTAGAGGTCTTTTACAGGCTTTATGTGAGTTCGCCTTGACTAGGGTTGGGATTTAA
- the LOC126716049 gene encoding uncharacterized protein LOC126716049 isoform X18, which translates to MFEGKVLGNGLVEEERELSKSSTNKVDPGKPALLTWQRKLNSEGSALSEFTLSLKERVQMAPILFRLWRHVREEAAKGNGVAINLFAKRLVTSCHGIPLGGIGSGSIGRSYRGEFQRWQLFPRKCEEKPVLANQFSVFVKRSSGEKYSTVLCPGSPEVLKETDVSGIGSWDWNLNGGNSTYHALFPRSWTVYEGEPDPELKMVCRQISPVIPHNYKESSFPVSVFTFTLYNSGKTAADVTLLFTWANSVGGLSEFSGQHFNSKIMMKDGVHGVLLHHKTANERPPVTFAIAAEETDGVHVSECPYFVISGNSQGITAKDMWQEIKEYGSFDRLSSMETSVPSEPGSSIGAAIAASLTMPSNAVRSVTFSLAWDCPEVKFSSGKTYYRRYTKFYGTRGDAAAKIAHYAILENGHWESQIDAWQRPILEDERFPEWYPITLFNELYYLNSGGTIWTDGSPPVHNLASIVQRKFSLDSSRPGLKDIIDVPHLNDTAGDILERMTSVLDQIHTTTSSNSAFGPNLLQEGEENIGQFLYLEGIEYHMWNTYDVHFYSSFALVMLFPKLELSIQRDFAAAVMMHDPSKMKILYDGEWVGRKVLGAVPHDIGMNDPWFEVNAYSLHNTDRWKDLNPKFVLQVYRDVVATGDKNFAQAVWPSVYVAMAYMERFDKDGDGMIENEGFPDQTYDTWSVSGVSAYSGGLWVAALQAASAMAREVGDKASEDYFWFKFQKAKAVYDKLWNGSYFNYDSSGRSSSSSIQADQLAGQCNNGGGLEVSAY; encoded by the exons ATGTTTGAGGGGAAGGTGTTGGGAAATGGTCTCGTTGAAGAAGAGAGGGAACTTTCTAAGTCTTCAACTAATAAG GTTGACCCTGGTAAACCTGCATTACTGACCTGGCAGCGAAAGTTAAACAGTGAGGGAAGTGCCCTTTCTGAGTTCACTCTAAGTTTGAAAGAGAGAGTTCAGATG GCTCCAATATTATTTCGGCTGTGGCGCCATGTCCGAGAAGAGGCTGCTAAAGGAAAT GGGGTTGCAATCAATCTATTTGCTAAACGCCTTGTAACTTCTTGTCATGGCATTCCCTTAGGTGGTATAGG CTCAGGAAGCATAGGAAGGAGTTACAGAGGTGAGTTTCAGCGCTGGCAACTATTCCCTAGAAAATGTGAAGAGAAACCAGTTTTAGCAAATCAATTTTCG GTTTTTGTTAAGCGCTCAAGTGGTGAAAAATATTCAACAGTGTTGTGCCCAGGGAGCCCAGAGGTGCTAAA AGAAACTGATGTTTCAGGGATTGGATCTTGGGACTGGAATCTGAATGGAGGCAACTCTACGTATCATGCTTTATTCCCAAGGTCATGGACTGTATATGAGG GAGAACCTGATCCGGAACTTAAAATGGTTTGTCGTCAAATTTCACCTGTTATCCCCCATAATTACAAGGAGAGCAGCTTCCCTGTATCAGTTTTTACTTTCACG CTATACAATTCTGGAAAGACTGCTGCAGATGTTACCTTGCTTTTCACATGGGCA AATTCTGTTGGGGGGCTTTCTGAATTTTCTGGTCAACActtcaattcaaaaataat GATGAAGGATGGTGTGCATGGTGTACTTCTACATCACAA GACTGCAAATGAACGGCCACCTGTGACTTTTGCAATTGCAGCAGAGGAGACTGATGGTGTTCATGTCTCTGAGTGCCCTTACTTTGTGATATCTGGTAACTCTCAGGGTATCACTGCAAAAGACATGTGGCAGGAAATCAAGGAG TATGGATCCTTTGACCGCCTTAGTTCCATGGAAACGTCAGTGCCTTCAGAACCAGGATCATCTATTGGGGCAGCCATTGCTGCTTCTCTTACAATGCCTTCGAATGCAGTACGTTCTGTAACATTTTCATTGGCATGGGACTGCCCTGAAGTAAAATTTTCGAGTGGAAAAACTTATTACAG GCGTTACACTAAATTCTATGGTACCCGTGGGGATGCTGCTGCAAAGATTGCACATTATGCTATTCTTG AGAATGGCCATTGGGAGTCCCAGATAGATGCATGGCAAAGACCTATTCTTGAAGACGAGAGGTTTCCTGAATG GTACCCTATAACTCTCTTCAATGAGCTCTATTATCTTAATTCAGGGGGGACAATTTGGACAG ATGGATCACCGCCGGTTCATAATTTAGCAAGCATTGTACAAAGGAAGTTTTCCCTTGATAGTTCCAGGCCAGGTTTGAAAGACATAATCGATGTACCCCATCTAAATGATACCGCTGGTGATATTCTTGAAAGGATGACTTCAGTACTTGATCAAATCCACACCACAACTTCATCAAACTCTGCATTTGGGCCAAATCTTCTTCaggaaggagaagaaaacaTTGGGCAATTCCTTTATCTTGAAGGGATTGAATATCACATGTGGAACACTTACGATGTCCATTTCTACTCATCTTTTGCATTAGTCATGCTTTTTCCAAAACTTGAACTTAGCATCCAAAGAGACTTTGCAGCGGCAGTAATGATGCATGATCCcagtaaaatgaaaattttatatgatGGAGAGTGGGTTGGTAGAAAGGTGCTTGGAGCTGTTCCCCATGATATTGGAATGAATGACCCATGGTTTGAAGTAAATGCTTATAgccttcataacactgacaggTGGAAAGATTTGAATCCAAAATTTGTCCTCCAAGTTTATAGGGATGTGGTTGCCACAGGCGATAAGAATTTTGCACAAGCTGTTTGGCCCTCTGTTTATGTTGCAATGGCTTATATGGAACGATTTGACAAGGATGGAGATGGGATGATTGAGAACGAAGGCTTCCCTGATCAAACTTATGATACATGGTCTGTCTCTGGTGTGAGTGCATACAGTGGAGGGTTGTGGGTGGCAGCCTTACAGGCTGCATCTGCCATGGCACGTGAAGTAGGTGATAAGGCATCTGAGGATTACTTTTGGTTTAAGTTTCAGAAGGCAAAAGCTGTGTATGATAAATTATGGAATGGTTCTTACTTCAATTATGACAGCAGTGGCAGAAGTTCAAGTTCATCCATTCAAGCTGACCAATTAGCTGGACAATG tAACAATGGTGGTGGATTAGAAGTTTCTGCGTATTAA